A region of Dictyostelium discoideum AX4 chromosome 1 chromosome, whole genome shotgun sequence DNA encodes the following proteins:
- the kil1 gene encoding hypothetical protein: protein MSTTSMILTKKNIIILSIIIITIIAYQFYITSPQSFPSSNTITNTINTSGKGLDYTELLNLQKDLKAQQTEIRKQLEQLKYSINDINQNQNENQNQINNEYNNNKLNDEQENNNNNNYNNNNNNNNNELINYKERIKKKSKEQPNTCIPVEGKLLCLPNFIVIGTMKSGTTFLDYYLQKHPQIAHHSKKEIWYFNSYYANGIEWYAKHFEQYTSLENQKLIGEATPFYINNPNTAPRLFTTLKNAKLILLLRDPVERSLSQYHFSIQWLKRNKSPPLEYSFEHLIHEEADVIETCIRGHERYKEAFKQRKEIEKNGGGGLLNDNTSGEEFNLVDPFYTLHSEKNWTFYKDCIRCDKCFQIGSILHTSGHPTFGMLAKSLYFEQLDYWLNFFPLEQIHIIRYEDISSQPESVLSELEDFLDINHIDYGEFKPRNVVQHDPMNQEIKSYLINYFKQSNEKLYNLLNRDFKWQN, encoded by the coding sequence atgtcaacaacatcaatgatattaactaaaaaaaatataataatattatcaattataattataacaataattgcatatcaattttatataaCATCACCACAATCATTCCCATCATCAAATACAATCACAAATACAATAAATACATCTGGTAAAGGATTAGATTATacagaattattaaatttacaaaaagatttaaaagcGCAACAAACTGAAATTAGAAAACAATtagaacaattaaaatattcaattaatgatataaatcaaaatcaaaatgaaaatcaaaatcaaattaacaatgaatataataataataaattaaatgatgaacaagaaaataataataataataattataataataataataataataataataatgaattaataaattataaagaaagaattaaaaagaaatcaaaagaaCAACCAAATACATGTATACCAGTTGAaggtaaattattatgttTACCAAATTTTATAGTTATTGGTACAATGAAGAGTGGTACAACAtttttagattattatttacaaaagcATCCACAAATCGCTCATCATAGTAAGAAAGAGATTTGGTATTTCAATAGTTATTATGCAAATGGTATTGAATGGTATGCAAAACATTTTGAACAATATACAAGTTTAGAGAATCAGaaattaattggtgaagCAACACCATTCTAtattaataatccaaatactGCACCACGTTTATTTACAACCCTAAAGAATGCCAAATTGATTCTACTATTGAGAGACCCAGTGGAACGTTCCTTATCACAATACCATTTCTCAATTCAATGGTTAAAAAGAAACAAGTCACCACCATTGGAATACTCTTTTGAGCATTTAATCCATGAAGAAGCTGACGTAATTGAAACTTGTATACGTGGTCATGAGAGATATAAAGAAGCATTTaaacaaagaaaagaaattgaaaagaatgGCGGTGGTGGTTTACTAAATGATAATACTAGTGGTGAAGAATTCAATTTGGTTGATCCTTTTTACACTTTACATTCTGAAAAGAATTGGACATTCTATAAAGATTGTATTAGATGTGATAAATGTTTCcaaattggttcaattctTCATACAAGTGGTCATCCAACTTTTGGTATGTTAGCAAAATCACTCTATTTTGAGCAATTGGATTATTGGTTAAACTTTTTCCCATTGGAACAAATTCATATCATTAGATATGAAGATATCTCTTCACAACCTGAATCAGTTTTAAGTGAATTAGAAGATTTCTTAGATATTAATCATATTGATTATGGTGAATTTAAACCAAGAAATGTTGTACAACATGATCCAATGaatcaagaaattaaatcatatttaattaattattttaaacaaaGTAATGAAAaactttataatttattaaatagagATTTTAAATggcaaaattaa
- the srp9 gene encoding signal recognition particle 9 kDa subunit gives MYIEDWDEFYDKSEQLYRTDPKRTRFSFKFRHVEGKVVLKVTNDTVNLKFQTDKENDFKRIDQINSLFFRLTTEQ, from the exons atgtaTATTGAAGATTGGGATGAATTTTATGATAAATCAGAGCAATTATATAGAACTGATCCAAAAAGg ACCagattttcatttaaatttagacATGTAGAAGGAAAAGTTGTTTTAAAAGTTACCAATGATACAGTGAACCTTAAATTTCAAAcagataaagaaaatgatttcAAAAGGATAGatcaaattaattctttattttttagactTACTACAGaacaataa